A part of Dehalogenimonas sp. W genomic DNA contains:
- the cbiQ gene encoding cobalt ECF transporter T component CbiQ, translating into MRHSFLDQYSHLNSPVHRRDPRLKFLLSLLFIVAVVLTPEAGWLTFAAYFGMLAVVFALSRLPLGYVLKRSLVIVPFVLLLGIINVFTRPGLELLGFNLGSWHLGLTDGGLIFLGTLLARSWLSVLALILLSSTTPLPSLLKGLEKLRIPRVIVMILSFMYRYLFLLIDEVMRMKQARDSRTVGHLSRSFQAKTVGGMIGALFIRSYERGERVYAAMVARGFDGTSRTLNDLTFRRGDAGAGILMGLVILLPLIAGRWLS; encoded by the coding sequence ATGCGACACAGTTTTTTAGACCAATACAGCCACTTGAACAGCCCGGTACACCGACGTGACCCGCGGCTGAAGTTCCTGTTATCACTGCTGTTCATAGTGGCAGTCGTCCTGACACCCGAAGCCGGTTGGCTGACCTTTGCCGCTTACTTCGGTATGCTCGCCGTCGTCTTTGCGCTGTCGCGGCTGCCGCTGGGTTACGTTCTAAAACGCTCGCTCGTTATTGTTCCTTTCGTTCTGCTGCTGGGCATCATCAATGTCTTTACCCGGCCCGGACTGGAACTCCTGGGATTCAATCTCGGCAGCTGGCATCTGGGCCTTACCGACGGCGGTTTGATTTTCCTTGGTACGCTGCTGGCCCGTAGCTGGTTATCGGTGCTGGCGCTTATTCTTCTATCCTCCACAACCCCCCTGCCCAGCCTGTTGAAAGGCCTGGAAAAGCTCAGAATTCCGCGGGTAATAGTGATGATACTTTCCTTCATGTATCGCTATCTGTTCCTGCTGATTGATGAAGTGATGCGGATGAAACAGGCCCGGGACTCCAGAACCGTGGGGCACTTATCCCGTTCTTTCCAGGCCAAAACCGTGGGCGGGATGATTGGCGCGTTGTTCATCCGTTCCTATGAACGAGGCGAAAGGGTCTATGCCGCCATGGTGGCACGGGGCTTTGATGGCACCTCCCGGACACTGAACGACCTGACCTTCCGCCGCGGTGACGCCGGAGCCGGCATTTTGATGGGGCTGGTTATTCTATTGCCCCTGATAGCCGGACGGTGGCTGTCATGA
- a CDS encoding ABC transporter ATP-binding protein — MNKLISINNLSYCYPDGHKALDGINLNISRGESVAIAGSNGAGKSTLLLHFNGIIHGTNGAVKVGGLPVTAANLKTVRRQVGVVFQNPDDQLFCPEVFDDVAFGPINMGLSEAEVRRTVADALKAVGLAGFERRSSHHLSLGEKKRVSLASVMAMSPEVLALDEPSSNLDPSAKWGLIDLLHSLDITRIVVTHDLELIEALCPRLIVMKQGKVLADGATTDIMADRELLLAGGLAARRHQ; from the coding sequence ATGAATAAACTGATCAGTATTAACAACCTAAGTTACTGCTACCCCGACGGCCATAAAGCGCTGGACGGTATCAACCTGAATATCAGCCGCGGCGAAAGTGTGGCCATTGCCGGCTCCAACGGTGCCGGTAAATCAACCTTGCTATTGCATTTCAACGGCATCATCCACGGCACCAACGGCGCCGTGAAGGTAGGCGGGTTGCCGGTAACCGCCGCCAATTTGAAAACGGTACGGCGGCAGGTTGGCGTGGTTTTCCAGAACCCCGACGATCAGCTTTTCTGCCCTGAGGTTTTTGATGATGTCGCCTTTGGCCCCATTAATATGGGCTTATCCGAAGCTGAAGTGCGCCGGACCGTAGCCGACGCACTTAAAGCCGTCGGTCTGGCCGGTTTTGAACGGCGCTCCTCGCATCACCTGAGCCTGGGTGAGAAAAAACGCGTTTCGCTGGCCTCCGTCATGGCTATGTCGCCGGAAGTGCTGGCGCTTGATGAGCCGTCCAGCAATCTTGATCCGTCCGCCAAATGGGGACTTATTGACCTGCTTCACTCACTTGATATCACCAGGATTGTCGTTACTCATGATCTGGAATTAATTGAAGCCCTCTGCCCGCGGCTGATCGTCATGAAGCAGGGGAAGGTGCTGGCTGACGGCGCCACTACCGACATCATGGCTGACCGGGAATTGCTGTTGGCCGGCGGCCTGGCAGCGCGAAGACACCAGTAA
- the nadD gene encoding nicotinate-nucleotide adenylyltransferase, which yields MVKRGILGGTFDPPHMGHLMLAEEACRCLGLDEVIFIPAGEPWVKAAQQVSPAAERLEMVKLAVAGRPCFKVSDIEVRRPGASYTWETLVQLRDLYPDDELYFILGWDNLAALPLWHHAGRIITAAKLAAAPRAGFPRPDLDALDARIPGIKTATVILDGPHVEISASDIRARLKKGLATDDLVPPQVAAYIEAKNLYPTV from the coding sequence TTGGTAAAACGGGGTATATTGGGCGGCACCTTTGACCCGCCTCATATGGGTCATCTGATGCTGGCGGAAGAAGCCTGTCGTTGCCTGGGACTGGATGAAGTCATCTTTATTCCCGCCGGTGAACCGTGGGTTAAAGCCGCCCAGCAGGTCAGTCCCGCTGCAGAACGGTTGGAGATGGTCAAACTGGCTGTCGCCGGCCGGCCCTGTTTCAAGGTCAGTGATATTGAGGTCCGGCGCCCCGGCGCTTCTTATACCTGGGAGACGCTGGTCCAGTTGCGGGATTTGTATCCTGATGATGAGCTCTATTTTATTCTCGGCTGGGATAATCTGGCGGCGCTGCCTTTATGGCATCACGCCGGTCGTATTATTACCGCTGCCAAACTAGCTGCCGCGCCGCGCGCCGGTTTTCCCCGACCGGATCTGGACGCACTGGATGCCCGGATACCGGGTATAAAAACGGCCACGGTTATCCTGGACGGTCCGCACGTGGAAATTTCAGCATCGGATATCCGGGCCCGGTTGAAAAAGGGACTGGCAACCGATGACCTGGTGCCGCCGCAGGTGGCCGCTTACATTGAGGCGAAAAACCTTTATCCAACCGTTTAG
- the obgE gene encoding GTPase ObgE, producing the protein MIDQAEIEVKSGDGGRGSPGFRREKFVPRGGPDGGDGGRGGNVIVEADKDTGSLMKYRHQRHFKAGDGTRGAGQRCTGKSGADVVIKVPIGTVVRDRDTGEVIGDLMAHRERVVAAHGGKGGLGNTHFASSTNQAPKLAQTGVAGETKTLLLELKLIADAGIVGLPNAGKSSLLRAVSAATPKIGAYPFTTLEPALGVIEAADRRWVMADVPGLIEDAHLGKGLGHQFLRHVSRTRVLVHLIDGSAAEPVNDMVMINTELSLYDPRLGQKPQVVAINKIDLDMVRERMPELKKLFKAAGFNALFISALTGEGVDKLLAEIDRLLQEQDQTEDKSGDIKVFRPEPEKEKVTAVQEEDGWHVYSDEFERLVAGSETNDPEVRRQLFGELWRWGVGKHLKAAKLKPGEKFYIGNMEFYW; encoded by the coding sequence TTGATTGATCAGGCTGAAATAGAAGTTAAGAGCGGCGACGGCGGCCGCGGTTCGCCGGGCTTCCGGAGGGAGAAGTTTGTGCCTCGGGGCGGTCCGGACGGTGGTGACGGCGGCCGCGGCGGCAATGTTATTGTGGAAGCCGATAAAGATACCGGCAGCCTGATGAAGTATCGGCATCAGCGGCATTTCAAGGCCGGCGACGGCACCCGGGGAGCCGGACAGCGGTGTACCGGTAAAAGCGGGGCTGACGTTGTTATTAAAGTGCCGATCGGCACGGTGGTCAGGGACCGGGACACCGGGGAAGTTATTGGCGACCTGATGGCGCACAGGGAACGGGTTGTGGCTGCCCACGGCGGCAAAGGAGGGCTGGGTAATACTCACTTTGCCTCTTCCACCAACCAGGCTCCGAAACTGGCGCAGACGGGCGTTGCGGGTGAAACCAAAACGCTGTTGCTGGAGCTGAAGCTGATTGCGGATGCCGGCATTGTCGGCCTGCCTAATGCCGGTAAATCTTCCCTGTTACGCGCTGTGTCGGCGGCCACACCCAAAATCGGTGCTTATCCGTTCACCACACTGGAACCGGCGCTGGGCGTGATTGAAGCCGCCGATCGCCGCTGGGTGATGGCTGATGTTCCGGGACTGATTGAGGATGCCCACCTGGGTAAAGGGCTGGGGCACCAGTTTCTGCGCCATGTATCCCGCACCCGTGTTTTGGTCCATCTGATTGACGGCTCCGCCGCGGAACCGGTCAATGACATGGTGATGATAAACACCGAGCTATCGTTGTACGACCCGCGTCTGGGACAAAAACCGCAGGTTGTGGCCATCAACAAAATAGATCTGGACATGGTCAGGGAGCGAATGCCGGAACTTAAAAAGTTGTTCAAGGCGGCCGGCTTCAATGCGTTATTCATCTCAGCCCTGACCGGCGAAGGTGTTGATAAGCTGCTTGCAGAAATTGACCGTCTGCTTCAGGAGCAGGATCAAACAGAAGATAAAAGCGGCGATATCAAGGTTTTCCGCCCTGAACCGGAGAAGGAAAAGGTGACAGCTGTTCAGGAAGAAGACGGCTGGCATGTTTATTCTGATGAATTTGAACGTCTGGTGGCCGGTTCCGAAACCAATGATCCGGAAGTGAGGCGGCAGTTGTTCGGGGAACTCTGGCGCTGGGGAGTGGGCAAGCACCTGAAAGCCGCTAAATTAAAACCCGGTGAGAAGTTTTATATCGGCAATATGGAGTTCTATTGGTAA
- a CDS encoding Crp/Fnr family transcriptional regulator, whose protein sequence is MTRLGCMTDMWLFAALSDEERTELQRSSVRRLEYKRGESLFSEGDAAEAVFLVTAGRLRLFKLSEDGREITLGYLGLNDLFGEEILFADNRRTFNAEAVEDTRVCACFKKDMEAMLSSHPAMATRVIKVMADRLAQLTEHLADVAIYDARDRLLRTLGRLARQNGEATENGIRLGFRLTHDDLGALIGTSRVMVTNVLKALREEGLVTTDNELRRLVIAPHLLNIETETAPETLSSRRCLCFSEPAV, encoded by the coding sequence ATGACCAGACTCGGCTGCATGACTGACATGTGGCTTTTCGCGGCCCTGTCCGATGAAGAACGGACAGAATTGCAGCGTTCCTCAGTAAGACGGCTGGAATACAAGCGTGGTGAAAGCCTGTTCAGTGAGGGAGATGCTGCTGAAGCGGTTTTCCTGGTAACCGCCGGACGCCTCCGGCTTTTCAAACTATCTGAAGACGGTCGGGAAATCACGCTGGGCTATCTGGGCTTGAATGACCTGTTCGGCGAGGAAATCCTGTTTGCCGACAACCGCCGTACCTTTAATGCCGAAGCGGTGGAAGACACCCGGGTTTGCGCCTGCTTTAAGAAGGATATGGAGGCGATGCTGTCCAGTCATCCGGCAATGGCAACCCGGGTGATCAAAGTGATGGCTGACCGGCTGGCCCAACTGACCGAACACCTGGCGGATGTGGCCATATATGATGCCCGTGACCGGCTGTTGCGGACACTGGGCAGGTTAGCCCGGCAAAACGGAGAAGCTACAGAAAACGGCATCCGTCTGGGCTTCCGGCTGACTCACGACGACCTGGGAGCATTGATTGGGACTTCCCGGGTAATGGTAACCAACGTCCTTAAAGCACTCCGGGAAGAAGGGCTGGTCACCACCGATAATGAACTGCGGCGCCTGGTCATAGCCCCGCACCTGCTAAATATTGAGACGGAAACAGCGCCGGAAACATTATCGTCCCGGCGCTGTCTGTGTTTTTCCGAACCAGCCGTTTAA
- a CDS encoding zinc metallopeptidase has product MGLYLAFIIPPLLLMLYAQWRVSSTFGKYSKIANDRGMTGLAAARWLLDQHNLQEVRVELSKGKLSDHYDPRGRVLRLSPDVANKSSVAALGIVAHEVGHAVQHATAYTPLKIRNAIYPVASLGSNFGFILVFLGFILYSFGTAFGLNIAWAGVALFGAAVVFSVITLPVEFNASTRARIMLRSTGLASVTEMNGASAVLSAAALTYVAAMLQAVMQLLYFVMLLMGGRR; this is encoded by the coding sequence ATGGGACTTTATCTGGCATTTATCATACCTCCGCTGCTGTTGATGCTTTATGCCCAGTGGCGGGTTTCTTCAACTTTCGGCAAATATAGCAAGATTGCCAATGACCGCGGCATGACCGGGCTGGCCGCCGCCCGCTGGCTGCTGGACCAGCACAATCTTCAGGAAGTCCGGGTTGAACTGTCCAAGGGTAAACTATCCGACCACTACGACCCGCGCGGCCGGGTGCTCCGGCTGTCACCCGATGTGGCCAACAAGTCCTCGGTGGCGGCGCTGGGGATTGTGGCCCATGAGGTCGGTCATGCTGTGCAGCATGCGACCGCCTACACCCCCCTTAAAATCCGTAATGCCATTTACCCGGTAGCCAGCCTCGGCTCCAACTTCGGCTTCATTTTAGTGTTTTTAGGTTTCATCCTTTACAGTTTCGGCACCGCTTTCGGGCTTAATATCGCCTGGGCCGGCGTGGCACTTTTCGGAGCTGCCGTCGTCTTTTCCGTCATCACCCTGCCGGTGGAGTTTAACGCCTCCACTCGAGCCCGGATCATGCTCCGTTCCACTGGGCTGGCCTCGGTTACCGAAATGAACGGTGCCTCAGCGGTGTTGTCGGCAGCGGCGCTAACCTATGTGGCCGCCATGCTCCAGGCCGTAATGCAGCTACTGTACTTCGTCATGCTCCTCATGGGCGGAAGGCGCTAA
- a CDS encoding TIGR03960 family B12-binding radical SAM protein, which translates to MSYPDQVLNAVQKPARYTGGEWNAVKKDFSRTLVKSVLAFPDIYEVGMANLSLPILYDIINRRPDALAERVYMPWPDMAAAIRENELALLSLENQRPVRDFDVIGFSLGAELSYTTVLEMLDLAGLPVWAAARDNTCPLVIAGGTSAFNPEPMAAFIDAFFVGDAEDSITEFLDVLGEWQSGGKAGGRAALLEKLAGIEGVYIPSLYRADYHDDGTLAALVPESPAAPAVINRRIIRELPPPVTKPVVPYLEAVQDRGVIEISRGCVRGCRFCHAGTVYRPSRQRPHQEVLEAADAIIHNCGYDEISLLSLSTSDYEGIETLVAELGERYRGRHLAISLPSLRVTPGSVSLVESLPEKRRSGLTFAPEAASPRLGRVINKVIPEEELLTTAAAAFNRGWTTLKLYYMLGLPTETMEDLSAMAETLHRVYNLGRTSPGRRPSLRVSLATFIPKAHTPFQWVAQDDEDTVTAKQHHLLGLVKNKGIRLSWSDTKMSLLEAALSRGDRRISAVIYAAWQRGSTLDGWSEFFDWGRWAEAFTETGLDPDFYARRTRSLEELLPWSHIDIGVSPGHLKREYRRALAAEATGDCHDGSCLACGLHEVVPACQETLARRGGE; encoded by the coding sequence TTGTCTTACCCTGACCAGGTTCTGAATGCCGTTCAAAAACCGGCCCGTTATACCGGGGGCGAATGGAACGCCGTGAAAAAGGATTTCAGCCGGACGCTGGTTAAAAGCGTGCTGGCGTTCCCCGATATTTACGAGGTCGGTATGGCCAACCTGTCGTTGCCGATCCTCTACGACATCATCAACCGCCGTCCGGATGCCCTGGCCGAGCGGGTGTACATGCCCTGGCCGGACATGGCCGCAGCTATCCGCGAAAACGAACTGGCCCTGCTGTCGCTGGAAAACCAGCGGCCGGTGCGGGATTTTGACGTTATCGGGTTTTCGCTGGGCGCCGAATTATCCTATACCACGGTGCTGGAAATGCTGGATCTAGCCGGCTTGCCGGTATGGGCGGCAGCGCGGGATAATACCTGCCCGCTGGTCATCGCCGGGGGGACTTCGGCCTTTAACCCGGAACCGATGGCGGCATTTATTGACGCTTTTTTTGTCGGCGATGCCGAGGACAGCATCACCGAATTTCTGGATGTTTTAGGCGAGTGGCAATCAGGCGGCAAAGCGGGCGGGCGGGCTGCCCTGCTGGAGAAACTGGCTGGTATTGAAGGGGTATATATTCCCTCTCTTTACCGGGCGGATTACCATGATGACGGCACGCTGGCTGCATTGGTGCCCGAAAGCCCGGCCGCGCCGGCGGTTATCAACCGGCGGATTATCCGGGAATTACCGCCGCCGGTGACCAAACCGGTAGTGCCTTATTTGGAAGCGGTGCAGGACCGCGGCGTTATTGAAATCTCCCGCGGCTGTGTCCGCGGCTGTCGGTTCTGTCATGCCGGAACGGTGTACCGGCCGTCCCGGCAGCGCCCGCATCAGGAAGTGCTGGAAGCCGCCGACGCGATTATTCATAACTGCGGTTACGATGAAATATCGCTGTTATCGCTGTCCACCTCCGACTATGAAGGTATTGAAACACTGGTGGCCGAACTCGGCGAGCGCTACCGCGGCCGGCATCTGGCAATTTCGCTGCCCAGCCTCAGAGTTACCCCAGGTTCCGTATCACTAGTGGAAAGCCTGCCGGAAAAACGACGCAGCGGCCTGACCTTCGCCCCGGAAGCGGCCAGTCCGCGCCTGGGCCGGGTCATCAATAAAGTCATCCCCGAAGAAGAGCTGCTGACGACCGCAGCGGCCGCCTTCAACCGGGGCTGGACCACCCTCAAGTTATATTACATGCTGGGATTGCCGACCGAAACAATGGAAGACCTGTCCGCCATGGCCGAAACCCTGCACCGGGTCTATAACCTGGGCCGTACTTCACCCGGCCGGCGGCCGAGTCTCCGGGTCAGCCTGGCGACTTTTATTCCTAAGGCGCATACACCCTTCCAGTGGGTCGCTCAGGACGACGAAGACACTGTCACAGCCAAGCAGCACCATTTGCTGGGACTGGTTAAAAACAAGGGTATCCGCCTGTCCTGGAGTGATACTAAAATGAGCCTCCTGGAAGCGGCGCTCTCGCGCGGGGACCGGCGAATCTCGGCGGTGATTTACGCTGCCTGGCAGCGGGGCAGTACTCTTGACGGTTGGAGCGAGTTCTTTGACTGGGGGCGCTGGGCGGAGGCCTTTACCGAGACCGGTCTTGATCCGGATTTCTACGCCCGCCGGACCCGGTCCCTGGAAGAGTTATTGCCGTGGTCGCACATTGATATCGGTGTCAGCCCGGGTCACCTTAAACGCGAATACCGCCGGGCGCTGGCGGCGGAAGCCACCGGTGACTGTCACGACGGCTCTTGTCTGGCCTGCGGCTTGCATGAGGTGGTGCCCGCCTGTCAGGAGACACTGGCCAGACGCGGGGGCGAGTAA
- a CDS encoding MBL fold metallo-hydrolase has protein sequence MSESVTTDDSITFLGTGGARFMVAHQVLASGGLWLSLAGKNILLDPGPGCIVQVNKRELKPETLDAVVLSHRHLDHSGDTNVMIEAMTGGGFRGHGEFFAPADAFGPEPVMFSYLRKFLSKVTTLEEGGKYDLDGVSFETPLRHRHPVETYGIIFRSGGRSLAYITDTRYFDRLAEVYQADLLIINVVLTEPRPTVDHLTLDDAEKIIATVRPGAALLTHFGMNVWRAHPWEAAEKMTLRTGVRVIAARDGMVFRLADLDGNVSKPE, from the coding sequence ATGTCTGAATCTGTCACCACTGATGATTCCATAACCTTTCTCGGTACCGGCGGCGCCCGTTTCATGGTCGCCCATCAGGTGCTGGCCTCCGGCGGCCTGTGGCTGTCGTTGGCCGGTAAAAACATCCTGTTGGATCCGGGGCCGGGTTGTATCGTGCAGGTAAATAAACGTGAGCTTAAGCCCGAAACCCTGGACGCGGTGGTGCTGTCTCACCGTCACCTGGACCATTCCGGCGATACCAACGTGATGATTGAGGCGATGACCGGGGGCGGTTTCCGCGGTCACGGGGAGTTCTTCGCTCCCGCCGACGCCTTCGGCCCGGAACCGGTGATGTTTTCCTATCTCCGGAAGTTCCTGAGCAAGGTCACCACCTTGGAGGAGGGCGGTAAATATGACCTTGACGGCGTGTCATTTGAAACACCGCTCCGGCACCGGCATCCGGTGGAAACATATGGTATTATTTTCCGTTCCGGCGGCCGGTCACTGGCTTATATCACCGATACCCGGTATTTTGACCGGCTGGCCGAGGTCTATCAGGCCGACCTGCTAATCATCAACGTGGTATTGACCGAACCCAGACCAACAGTGGACCACCTGACGCTGGACGACGCAGAGAAGATTATCGCAACGGTCAGGCCGGGGGCGGCCTTGCTGACCCACTTCGGCATGAACGTCTGGCGCGCCCACCCGTGGGAAGCCGCGGAAAAGATGACCCTACGAACAGGGGTGCGCGTCATCGCCGCCCGGGACGGGATGGTATTCCGCCTCGCCGATCTTGACGGGAATGTTTCCAAGCCTGAATAG